From Nycticebus coucang isolate mNycCou1 chromosome 6, mNycCou1.pri, whole genome shotgun sequence, the proteins below share one genomic window:
- the POU2AF1 gene encoding POU domain class 2-associating factor 1: MLWQKSSASEQASAPPRPYQGVRVKEPVKELLRRKRGHASSGAAVAPTAVVLPHQPLATYAAVGPSCLDMEVSASAVTEEGALCTSWLSQPAPATLQPLAPWTPYTEYVSHEAVNCPYSADMYVQPVCPSYTVVGPSSVLTYASPPLITNVTTRGSGTPTVGPPLEGPEHQAPLTYFPWPQPLSTLPPSTLQYQPPAPALPGPQFVQLPISISEPVLQDMEDPRRASSSLTIDKLLLEEEDGDAYALNPTLSVEGF; encoded by the exons CCTCAGCTTCTGAACAAGCCTCGGCCCCACCCCGGCCATACCAGGGCGTCCGCGTGAAGGAGCCAGTGAAGGAACtgctgaggaggaagagaggcCACGCCAGCAGCGGGGCCGCCGTGGCACCTACTGCG GTGGTGCTGCCCCACCAGCCCCTGGCTACCTACGCCGCAGTGG GTCCTTCCTGCCTGGACATGGAGGTCTCTGCTTCTGCAGTGACGGAGGAGGGTGCTTTGTGTACCAGCTGGCTGTCCCAGCCGGCCCCGGCCACCCTCCAGCCCCTGGCGCCCTGGACGCCCTACACGGAGTACGTGTCCCATGAGGCTGTCAACTGCCCTTACTCCGCTGACATGTATGTGCAGCCCGTATGCCCCAGCTACACGGTTGTGGGGCCCTCCTCGGTGCTGACGTACGCCTCCCCGCCACTCATCACCAATGTCACG ACGAGAGGCTCTGGCACACCCACGGTGGGGCCCCCGCTGGAGGGCCCGGAGCACCAGGCACCCCTCACCTATTTCCCATGGCCCCAGCCCCTTTCCACACTGCCCCCCTCCACGCTGCAGTACCAGCCGCCGGCCCCAGCTCTGCCTGGGCCCCAGTTTGTCCAGCTCCCCATCTCTATTTCTGAGCCAGTCCTTCAGGACATGGAAGACCCCAGGAGAGCCTCCAGCTCCCTGACCATCGACAAGCTGCTCTTGGAGGAAGAGGATGGCGATGCCTATGCACTCAACCCCACGCTCTCTGTGGAAGGCTTTTAG